A segment of the Lolium perenne isolate Kyuss_39 chromosome 3, Kyuss_2.0, whole genome shotgun sequence genome:
GCCGAGCATCTATTCGATTGTAGGAGCAATCAAGCAAGAGGACACATGAAACCAAATAAATGGCACTTCAATGCCAAGGACAAGAAACACTCCAAACGGATACAAGACAGATGGATCAAGAATGCAACGCCATGATATAAGTGCCATTTACACTGGAAACCAAATCTCACAAAATCATAACGGATATAAGGTTTGATAATCTCACCAACCTGAAATGCACATCTGCAAGTGAAATAAAGCAACATTGTCGTGCAATCCAACAACCGTGCACCATCAAGAATATATCAGCAAGCAGTTATTCACGGCAGTAGGGCATAGCAACTATGAGGAGTAGCGGGCCCTGCAGGTGAACAAATTTTGAGTGCATCTGCTGAAGCCACCTGATGGTTGATGCAAAGCCAACATGAAAACATCTGGCACATATGGCGCTATTTCCGCGACTGCACGGCAGCCTGGCACATGGCACAGTTTTTTGTATGCTGTTGGTTCGACTAGTGTTGCAGTGTTGTCTGTTTTATATGCATTTTGGGGTTCAAGCTAGACTGCTAGAGCAGACCATGATAATTGGGGTTCTAACTCGGTGGTCACTGCAATATTAGTGCCAGAGACCTGCTCAGGTAGGATAGGGAGCTGCTTACTACCACCTGATGTCTTTAGCTCGTACTGGTGCAGATTCAGATAGCAGCTAGGAATCTGATTTGAGTTTAGTGTAGTGGCATAGTGCAATGTGACATAGACCTCAGGTGCCCATGCTGATATTTTAGTGATGAGAGAAATTTCATACTTGCAAACTGGCAAGAGTATCCGGATATATTTCTTGGACAGTTGGACAAAGTCCAATAAAACTCTTATTGACAGCCTGTGTCATTTCTGTTGCAGTTGACATGTCCCTTTCAGTCTTTGACTGTATAAGTTGAACTCACAAGTGTTGCTTTTTGAATAATAATAAGCTAATTTCCCCGAAGTAAGTCGAAAGTTGCTCGGTAACTAATGAAGCTAATTGGCGACGAAAAACTGTTCGTGGATAGTTTACTTTGGTGTCAATCTGAGACTCAAAGACAAGCTATGCCTCAACTTTATTTTTACCTTAAGTTAACATGTTCAGTAGTAATATATATTCTCTGTTTCATATTAGTTATCGCTGATCTAGTCCAAAGTAATCAGCGATAACTAGTATGAAACTGAGGGACTAACATTTATCTTCAGTTTTTGACTGTACAAGTTGACCTCAAGTTTTGCTTTCTGAATCACAAGGTAATTTGTCTAAAATAAGTGGTGACTTTGGagtaaccaatgaagctaactggTGATTGCTGAGACTCGTCGGCTGTCTACTTTGGTGTCAATTAGCCTGAACTGGCATCAGAAATTCAGGTGCCAGCAGAGTGTTTTGATATTCATACACAGAGAGGCCAAATCTGCTGGAGAGAACAGAATGGATGAAGCCTAATGGCATTGCAGGTAACAATAGCAGAAGAGTTTCCAAAAGTTTGATCATATTTTGTATAGATGTTTTCTGAATTGCCAAGGGCTGACAGCTAACATAGACAGAAGGGTTTTGAAAAGTTTGATAACATTTAGGTATAGAGGTTTGCTGAATTGCTAGGCCTGACAAGCTTTTATGAATTATTATTACGTCTGTTCCTTATTGAGCTCTTGGTACACTGAAAGAAGCTCAATTGctcatgaataaaagatgcccccTGGGAGGCAGGGATACCACAAACAAACAAACATTTGCATTCCAGGTATTCATTCATTCGATGGTACCAAGTAAATGGCAATGAATAAAAACAACAAGAAGCACAATGAATAAAAACAACAAGAAGCACTGCGAACGGATACTAGAAGGCAGATGGATCAAGCATGCAACGCCATGAATAAGTGCCATGTATACTGGAAACCAAATCTCACATCACAGCGGATACAAGGTTTGATTACTATCACCAACCTGAAGGATTGATTCTCAGCTTGATGTTCGAATCACACCAACCCCCTCTAACTGAAATAGAATCAGATTATTCACTGCCATGGTGTGCGATCTGACTATTAGCGTGCAGTTAACATCACATTAACAGCAGTAGTGTAGGGCATAGCAACGTTGAAAAGTGGATCAGGTCTTCAGTTGAGCAAATTTGAGTGCATTTGCTGAAGCCAGCTGATGCAGAGCCAACACCTTTGCATTTTTCTGTcgacacaaaacatgaaaaagaaCATGTTGTAAAATGCTCAGAAATGAAGGAAAAAAAGGTAGACAGGAGGTTTATCAAACACTACTATATCTATGCTTTTAACTATACAGGCTAACCATGTTATCAGCATGACAAAATGACATAGTGTTTTTGAAGCTTATAACTAGCAAGAGTAGAATATGTAATCAATCCTGCACCGACGCCAACAATTATCCAGAGTTCCCCAAAAATATCACCATGGATCAACTCAATGGAGGATACCAACAGTCCATTAGCAGATGCCAAAGGCTCAAACAAACCAGAGCATGGTAAAGGAAGAACAGCAAGACGCAAAACTCTGGAAGAGAAATAATTATAAACATTCATACTGCGAATTTACATGATTTTATAGCGAAAAAGGTTGGTGTGATTAAAAATAGCTTAGTATCACATGATTTACAGTTACAACATACATAAGAACTCAGTCTAAGTGATTCTGCCAGACTTCCAAGTCATTGGTGCTTGCCATTACATTCAAAACCTTGCTTATGGAACTCGTGTCAACTCTTCAGGAACCCGAACATCTGGGCATTCGTTCAACAATAGAAGAAGGTCGTTTGGAACACTTTGAAGCCTGTTTTCCTCCGATGGAGGATTATCCTGCAGAATACTCTCATGAAACAGCCTCAGTGCACCGTCGGATGAAATTCCTTGCACAGAATTGTGCAAATCTTCAAGTTTTCCTTTACGCTGGCCATCAAGCAACAACTTTTCTTTTAGACTGTCGGGAAGACTATCTAGTGCACTGCTTGAAGGAAACCAACAAAAAGTAGATACAATAAATGAGGATGTTGCAAGAGAAAGTCTATATACAAGATAACTGTTATTAGCACAACCAGTGTTCCACATTACCTAGTGATCCCCCGAACGAGACCCCACTTGTATCCAACATGCACTGATTGCTCAAACCCAATATTGAAGCCCTCTTGAGCAGCATCCTTCTGCCCTTCAGTTATGCCATCCCTATAGCCCATCTACGGAGAAATCGAAAAGCCGTACTTTTATATCAATGCAAactcatgattcatgattataacCAATAACCATGGAAGTCAAAATTGATATATACCTTAACGAACTGGTTCTTCCTGTGGGCCCAATCCCTGTCTAAGATTGCAGCGTCATCCCAAACGTCATCATCGATAGCAGCATCATCACCATTGTCTGAATCAAAATAGGAGGAAAACAACTGGTTGTGAGATGGAATGCATGTTCAAACAGAACCTGTGTTGTTTAACTAAACAGAAAGTGTATCCAAGCTACGTAGATGTGGCAGCAATAGACAGATAGAATGTTCCAAAATCTAGAGTTCTTCCGGGTATTGACCACATTTCTGATCCCTATTTGCATTTCGGTGGGTTGGTCTGGCAAGAGAAGTTTTGGGGAAAAGGTATATTACAGAATACTACATCAGAACAAGGCTAGGACGCACCAAGCCAATCTATTTCTTTCTCCCTCGATGGTGATGCTTCTACTTGTAGGTCTCCCAGCGACGATGCCAAACCCTTCACGTCCTCGGAGCCGGTCATTGTGAAACCCATCTGCAGTTGAAAGATGAAGCACCAAGGAGAATGGTCAGTTGACAAGTAGTAGCAACATACTTTCCCTCTAGTTCTTTTTtgtttgcaggtaaactttccctCTAGTTCATTGCCCTCATATCACACAATACCATAAACCCTTTCTTTTTTATACGTTAACTGTTATTTTCCCCATCTGTATCATTAAAAGGCTTCATCACTAACGCCAAATACTCCATGTGAAATGACATGTGACAATATTTTTATTTGATCAACTCCAAACGGCTCTACTAGCTAGCCACCTAGCTCGAGGTACGTAGCTGCTACTACATGGACCCCTTCTCCTTTTAATCCCCTTCTTAACGAATGCTCATATCACTGTACTTGTACTTGATACAGAGGTGGATCCATATCCTTTTTTCCAAACATAAAAAAAATGTTTGATTGATCCGAGAGTAACGAAATTATATATGCTAGCTGATGAACATAAAAGGGGGCTATTCACATCTAAGAGTAGTGGAAATCTCAACAATCTCTCGGGAAGAGCACCACAGTTTACATCAATCCTTTGTAAAAACAAAAATGACATGAATCCCTTTCCTCTGTCTCCATCCATACCCAAAACGGAGGGCTGGAATGATTCCAGAACTCGTGGATCGGAGGAAGCAAGCAGGAAAAAGAGGAACTACCAGCTCAACGGGGGCGGCGAGGTCGGGGTGGAAGAGGGCTGGGCGGCGACGGGCAGGAGAAGGCGGCGGCTGGTGGTGGCGATGGTGTGATTGGCGGCGCTTTCCGGCGTCGGAGATCGGGGTGGAAGGTGGCGGCGGAGCTCCCTGGAGAGGTAGGGGCAGTCAGGGGAGATTTTATAATTTGCCACACTTTTCTTTGCCCTGGAGAGGTAGGGGCAGTCAGAGGGCAGGCGGCGTCGAGGCTGGGGAGAGTGCTAGCGGTAGCGGTAGGGGTAGGGTGGGAACGCGGCGGTGATATCCCAGTTTTTTGGAACAAAACGAATTGGTGTCGGACCGCAGATTTGTGCAATTCAGATTGGGATATTCAGATGGGAAACGCTGGCTTTCCCCCGGGGGATCGCGCGCTCGCGTCCTCCGGGTCGGTAGCGCACCACGTGTCCACGCACAGCAGGTGGCCCCCACCAACGACCTTATCTTTTGCGAGGCGTTCTCACCGAACGCACAGCgggtcttcgtcttcctctcgttcCCCTTTTCCTCTCCCTCACATCTGCTTCTCCCCATCACCACCGCAGTCCACCTCAACTCCGGGAGCTCGCTCCGCCTCGCCACATGTGGCAGCCATCCCGCGCCGGTGCTCGCCCACATCCCCGCAGGGAGCTCGCCCGCCGCGACCCTGGGCTCACCGCATCCTACGAGGCGGAGCGCCACGCGGTGGCGCGAGATGGTGAGGTCGGGGGCTCGGCGCGCAGGGCCGGCGACGGGAACCATGTCTCTTCCATGCTCTTCACCTCCACGCCCACGTGCGCCTTCCTGTGGTCACCAGCCCACCGCGCACAGCTCGCGGAGGCCGTCGCCGCCACGGGAACAACTGCAGATGCGGCGGTGGGATGCGGGGCGGTGAGTTGCCGCCGGCCATGATTCGGTTGCTACAATAGGCGGCCAATCTCGCTACCATGGGCGACGGGCGGTGCTACCATGGGCCACGGCCGTTGCTACATAGAGTTGGTCAGTGGTAGCAAGGCCACCGGAGTTTGCTACCATCGGCGATGGGTGTTGCTACCATGGGCCACGACCGTTGCTACATAGAGCTGGCCGGTAGCCGCAAGGCCACCGGAGTTTTGCTACCATCGGCGACGGGTGTTGCTACCATGGGCCACGACCGTTGCTACATAGAGCTGGCCGGTGGCAGCAAGGCCACTGGTGTATGCTACCATGGGCGACAGGCGTTGCTCCAGGGGGTGGCATGCGTCGCTACCTGGAGATCGTGGCGTTGGCGGACACCGGAGTTGCTGCCGGCATTGCTGCCGACGCCCACCGGAGTTGCTACCAAGGCACATCGGTGCTGCTACTATCGCCCATCGGCGTTGCTGCAAGCGCCACACCTGCTGCTGCATCAACGACGCCGCCGGCTTCTCCGGCAACTCCGGCAACGACCATCGTCGACGGAGGAGCGACGTCGGCGTGCGCAGATCAGGGGAGGCAAAGCGCTGAGGACGGATGCGCGAGGAGGACTGCTGCATTAGCGACGCCACAACGGATTCTCCGGCGATGCCACGACGGGTCCTCCGGCGATGCCACGACGGGTCCTCCGGCGATGCCACGACGGAGGGCCATCGGTGGTCGTGTTGCCGGTGTGGGCGGCGAGAGTCCGTGGGGGAAGACGCTGTGAGATCCCAATTGTGGCTGTGTTTTTTTTTCTTCCGTGGAAGGTTGACCAGGGTGGACGATGGTGATTAGCAAATCGTGCGGCTGCCGACCCGGGGGATCGGGGAtctgatcccccgggggacgctcagcaccGCCCTATTCAGATTGGACTATTCAACAAACACTGGATGCTGGGTCGACACGGTAAAGCGATTTTTCTAGCGGCTCCGTCACATACCGGTCAAGTTTTCGCTCCCCTAATCCTCATGAT
Coding sequences within it:
- the LOC127345773 gene encoding uncharacterized protein, yielding MGFTMTGSEDVKGLASSLGDLQVEASPSREKEIDWLDNGDDAAIDDDVWDDAAILDRDWAHRKNQFVKMGYRDGITEGQKDAAQEGFNIGFEQSVHVGYKWGLVRGITSALDSLPDSLKEKLLLDGQRKGKLEDLHNSVQGISSDGALRLFHESILQDNPPSEENRLQSVPNDLLLLLNECPDVRVPEELTRVP